A segment of the Streptomyces pactum genome:
GGTGGTGGTGCCGCTCGGTCCGTAGGGGTGCTGCTCGGTCAGTAGTGGTGCCGCTTGATCAGTAGTGGTAGCGCGCCTGCACGATGACCAGCACGTCATCGGCGGGCTTGTACACCAGACGGTGTGTGTCGTCGATGCGACGCGACCAGTAACCCGACAGGTCGCCCTTCAGCGGCTCCGGCTTGCCGATGCCCTTGAACGGGTCACGTGTGATGTCGGTGATCAGTCTGTTGATCCGCTTGGTCACCTTCCGGTCGCTCTCGGCCCAGTGGACGTAGTCCTCCCAGCCGTGCGACGTGAAAGTGATCCTCACGTGCGCTCCGCGTCCGGATCGATGAGCTCGCGCCGGCGCGCGGCGCCGGACTCGGCCTCGGCGATGGAGTCGAGCAGGCGGCGGGCGTTCTTGGGGGAGCGCAGGAGGTGGACCGTCTCCGTCCAGGCCGTGAAGTCCTCCTCGGACATGAGCACGGCGTTTCCCCTGCGGGAGGTGATGTGCACCGGGGCGTGGTCCTCGTTGACCTGCTCTATCAGCGGGAACAGGTTCTGACGGGCTTCGCTGGCGGTGATGGACATACCAATGCCTCCCTTCGCGGCTTGTACAAGATATCGTACGAGTGCGCAGCGGGCCACCGGACAGCGGGCCCGAGGCCGGGACCGGGACGGCCCGAGGCCGGGACCGGCACCGGTACGTCCCAGCGCTCGCGCGCGGCTCCCCGGTTACGCTCGGGCCGTACGACCTTGATCCCACAGGTCCGACAGGAGGCCGAGATGACGGCGCCGGGGCGCAGGAGCAGTACCTTCACGCGGCTGCTGCGGCACGGCTTCACGGATCCCTCGGCCGCCGAGCGGCTGCTGGACGGCGTGGAGCTGGCACCGGTGCGCAACGACCCGGTGCTGCTGGAGGCGTTGGGCGCCACCGCCGACCCGGACCTCGCCCTGCACGGCCTGGTCCGGCTCCTGGAGGCGCAGCCGGACCCCACCGCACGCAGGGAGCTGCTGGACACCCTGATAGCGTCCAAGCCGCTGCGCGACCGCCTCCTCGGTGTGCTCGGCGCCTCCGAGGCGCTCGCCGACCACCTCGCCCGGCACGCCGGGGACTGGCAGGCCCTGGTCACCTACGAGCCGCGGGACCTGCACCGCGGGGTGGCGGAGTTCGAGTACGGCCTCGCCGAGGCCACCGACCCGGTCTCCCTGCGCGTCGCCTACCGGCGCTGCCTGCTGTCCATCGCCGCCCGTGACGTGTGCGGCACCATCGACGTCGCCGAGACCGCCGCCGAGCTGGCCGACCTCGCCACCGCCACCCTGCGCGCCGCCCTCGCCCTCGCCGAGGCCGCCGCGCCCGAGGACGCCGCGCGGTGCCGGCTCGCGGTGATCGCGATGGGCAAGTGCGGCGGACACGAGCTGAACTACGTCTCCGACGTGGACGTGATCTTCGTGGGCGAACCCGCGGAAGGCACCGGGGGCACCGACGACGAGGCCAGAGCGATGCGGGCCGCGACCGCGCTCGCCTCGCACCTGATGCGGATCTGCTCCGAGACCACCGTCGAGGGCTCCATCTGGCCCGTCGACGCCAACCTCCG
Coding sequences within it:
- a CDS encoding type II toxin-antitoxin system Phd/YefM family antitoxin; amino-acid sequence: MSITASEARQNLFPLIEQVNEDHAPVHITSRRGNAVLMSEEDFTAWTETVHLLRSPKNARRLLDSIAEAESGAARRRELIDPDAERT
- a CDS encoding Txe/YoeB family addiction module toxin, giving the protein MRITFTSHGWEDYVHWAESDRKVTKRINRLITDITRDPFKGIGKPEPLKGDLSGYWSRRIDDTHRLVYKPADDVLVIVQARYHY